Genomic window (Hydrogenimonas cancrithermarum):
GAATCACCTATTTTTTGGCGATGAGAAGGGTCGAGATGCCCATCGAAAAGGATTCGGTATATTGCATTGTGAACCCGGCGTTTTCGAGCTCTTTTTTGAGCATGTCGGTCGTCAAAAACCCTTCGATGGAATCGGGCAGGTAGCGGTAGGCTTCGTAGTTTCGGCTCACCAATCCGCCAAGACGTGGAAGAATGCTGTGCATGTAGAAATCGACGATCTTGCCCTTGAGGCCGCGCTCTTCGCGCTTGGTAAATTCGAGGATGACCACCATTCCACCCGGTTTGAGCACACGGTAGAACTCGTCGATCGCCTCCTGGCGGTCCACGACATTGCGTATACCGTAGCTGATGGAGAGGATGTCGGCCGTATTCTCTTCAATCGGCATATCCTGTGCCTTGGCGACAACGAATTCGGCATAGTCGACCTTCTCTTTCGCCACTTCCAGCATCCCTTCCGACGGATCGACACCGATAAAGCGTTGAAACGTCGCCCCGGCCGCAGCCCCACGATCTCTCCACCACTGCAGCATGTCACCCGTCCCGCACGCCACGTCGAGCACCGTGAGCCCCTCGCTTCGATCGAGCAATTCGAATGTCTTGTCACACCCTTTTTTTCGCCACGACTTGTCGATTCCCATACTCAAGACTCTGTTGGTCACGTCGTAAGTCGACGCGATCTCGTCGAACATCGAAACGATTTTTTCCTGCTTCTGATTTTTATCCATAAAACGCTACCTTCTCTTTTCGATGGGTTCTATTTTCTCTTCAACCACATCATCGCATCGTCTCCACTCCGTCTGTGATGCAGCATCTCGAAATTTTTCCCGCCATTATAACAGGTTCCATCTTTAAGGAAAGGGGCGACAAAAAGCACCATCCAGTCGATCTCGTTTCGAAGCGCGCGAAGGGTGCCTTCACCCCCTTCGATCATGATCAGGCCCCGGTCCGGAAGATTCGGTGCGAATGCGACCGCTCTGCCTGCCACTTCAAAAAGAGGAATCTTTCGGTCGATCGAACCGGGATGTTTCGTAAAGATCGTCACGTCGGGGGCTTTGCCGCCGACGAGGCGGCTGTCGAGCGTGGGACGATCGACGCGCACCGTATTCCCGCCGATTACGAGCGTATCGATCTTCGTACGCACCCGATGGACCCAGCGTCTGGAGGCTTCGCAGCTTATGACGCCGCCGTCGATCACACCATTGAGTGTCTGTGCCAGTTTGAAAAAGACGAATCGTCCTGTCTGCCATTTCACGAACGGCTCGATCAACGCTTCGCACGCCGCCCGTTCGATCCCTTCAAGCACTTCGATACCCGCTTCGGCGAGTCGTTTCGATCCGCCGGCGGCATGGGGATTGGGATCCATCGCACCGATGACGACCCGCTTGAATCCAAGTGCCGCAATCAGGTCGGCACATGCAGGTGTTTTCCCCGTATGGCTGCACGGCTCGAGCGTCACATAGATCGTCGCATCGCGAAAAAGATCTTTGGCACGCAGAGGAAGTTCGGTATGGAGCCGATGGGCATCGTCGCATCGGGCAAATTCGGTGTCGCCGCTAAGGGCAATATAGGCATCACGGATCGTGAGGACTTCGGCATGTGCTTTGCCGGCCTCCCTGTGGGCGTTGACGGCAAGCAACTCTCCGCAAGGGCCGACAACGGCGGCACCGACGGCGGGATTGGGATAGGTTAGAAGTTGGTAGTTCCACGCCTCGGCCAGTGCGAGGCGCATAAAAAACGCGTGGCCGGGCGCTACCATTCAAAGTAGGTGCGGGCTTTTCGAATCTCGTTCAGTGGAAAGCGCTCTTCACCCTGTGAAGTTTCGAGAACGACTTCACCATTCTCGAAACCGAGCAGTTTCCCTTTGACTTTCTCTCCGGAACTCAGCTTCAGGTAGATCTTTTCACCGACGGAATTTTCGAAGTGTTCCGGCCTTTTCAGTGTTCGCTCCACACCGGGCGAACTCACTTCCAGATAGTACTGTCCGCTGACCGGTGGGTAGACGTCGAGCATTGGCGAAAGATCACGGCTGATATCGGCGCAAAGATCGAGATCCACACCCCCATCTTTGAGAATGTAGACTCGGTAGACGGTATGGCCGTCCTCATTGACGATCTCCGTATCGTAGAGTTTCGCACCGTGCGACTCGACAACCTTTTTAACCTCTTCTTCGACACTCATTTGTTCAACTCTTTCTCTATTTGTGCAAAAAGCTCATCCATTCGTTTGACGCGGTCGAGCTCTTTGTCGAATTTGAAATGAAACTTTGGCGATTTGAACCACCCTTCCGCTTTGAGGCAGTAGGCTTCAAGCCCTTTCGAAACTTTTCTCAATTGCTTGAGAATCTGCTGCTGTTCCGCTTCATCGATTCCCGTGGGATCGAGATAGACATCCGCATCGCTTCTTCCCTTGCTGCAGATCACTTCCGTCACGGTTAGACCGCGCAGACGCTCATCCCCAAGTTGCGACAACGCCTCGGGAATCAGCTCGCGCAGGATCGAATCGGCACGTTTGCGCTTGATCTCTTCGGGAGTCATAGCGTCGCTTTCTCCTCTTTCTCTTCATAGGCTTCGATTACGTCACCGACCTTGATGTCGTTGAAGTTCTCCAACATCAGGCCGCACTCATACCCTTTCCCGACCTCTTTGGCATCCTCTTTGAAACGTTTCAAAGAACTGATGCGCGTATCGTAGATGACAACACCGTCACGGATAAGTCGTGCTTTGGCATTTCGCTTGATGACCCCGTCGGTAACGATACATCCGGCAATCGTTCCAACCTTCGCGACACTGAACGTTTCGCGCACTTCGGCCTGCCCGATACCCTCTTCACTGATGACCGGGCTCATAAGGCCGCTCAGCAGCGCTTTGACGTCGTCGATCAGATCATAAATGATCGAATAGGTCTTGATCTCGACACCCAACTGCTTCGCTTTCTGCTTGATCGCCGCCGTCGGTCGAACGTTGAAGCCGAGAATCACCGCGTTTTCATCGGCATTGGCCAGCGCGACGTCACTTTCGGTGATCCCGCCCACACCGGAATGGATAATATTGATCTTGACCTCTTCATTCTTCAGCTTCTCGAGACTTCCCTTGATCGCTTCGAGCGATCCCTGAACATCGGCTTTGACAATGACCGGAAGGGATTTGATCTTGCCCTCGGCAATCAGGTTCCCAAGCTCGTCAAGCGTCACTTTGGTGCTCTTGCTGAGCTCTTTCTGGCGCAGATACTCTGCACGTTTCTGTGCCAATTCGCGCACCTGCTTGTCGCTGTCCATCGCGACCATGATCTCTCCTGCATCCGGCACTTCGTTGAGTCCGACAACGACCCCAGGATCGCTTGGACCGAGTTCTTTGATCTGCTTACCCAGATCGTTCAGGATGGTTCGTACACGCCCGAATGTCCTTCCGCAGATCACATGGTCCCCCACGTGCAGCGTACCGTTTTTGACGATAACGGTCGCAACCGGCCCACGCCCTTTTTCGAGTGAGCTTTCGATAACAACCGCTTTGGCATTCCGTTTGGGGTTGGCTTTGAGCTCCATGATCTCCGCCTGAAGCAGAATCGTCTCCAAAAGGTCGTCGATCCCCTGTCCCGTTTTGGCAGAGACTTCGACAAACTCATACTCGCCGCCCCAGTCGACCGGCATATATCCGAGTTCGGCAAGCTGCGACTTGACCATGTCCGGGTTTGCGTCCGGTTTGTCGATCTTGTTGATCGCGATGACCATAGGTACTTCGGCCGCTTTGGCATGGTTGAGCGCTTCGATCGTTTGCGGTTTTACACCGTCGTCGGCAGCGACGACGATAATGACGATATCGGTCGCCTGCGCACCACGGGCACGCATTTCGGTAAAGGCTTCGTGACCCGGGGTATCGATAAACGTAATTTTTTTGCCATCTTTTTCAACTTGATAGGCACCCACGTGCTGAGTGATACCGCCTGCTTCGCGTTCGGCCACTTTTGTCTCGCGAATCTTGTCCAGAAGCGATGTCTTACCGTGGTCGACGTGCCCCATGATCGTAATGACAGGGGGGCGCTCTTCGAGATATTCGTCAGGAATCGCATCATACGCCGCGACATAGTCGAGCTCGTCGAGCGGATTGATCGTTTCAACCTCGACACCGAACTCATCCGCCAAAATCTCTATCTCATCTTTTTCGAGGAAATCGTTTTTGGTCACCATTTTGCCGAGACCGAAAAGGATTTTGATGACCTCACCGGTCGAATGCCCCACTTTTTCGGCAAACTCATAGACCCGGCAATCTTCCGGAATTTTGACGACCGTTGGAGTCGCTTCCGTTTTTTCCATACGGCGTTGTCGTTTTTTTGGTGTTGTTCTACTCACGCTTCGTTTTCCTCTGCTTTGCGGTCCCCGTCGTCCAATCGGCTGTTTCGGCCGCGGCTGTTCCGGCTTGAGTGTCGTTGGAGATTTCGGTTCTTCCATGCTTCGGAGCTCTTCACTGAAATCGGGCAGAACCACTTCTTCCGTCGCATAATCGACACTGATACCGCCGATATCGCGATCCTCAAGTAGACTCAATTTTACACCGCTCTCTTTCGAACCCGGCGCCGGCGCCGCTTTTTTCGCCTTTTTCTTCGCTCTTTTTGCGGCGATCGATTCGTCTACAGCGGCGATAACCCGGTTCTCTTTTCCGATTTCGCTCTTTTTGATTGTCGGTGTTTCCGTAACCGGCTCAACCTTTGGACGCTTCTTTTTGACAATAAAGATACCACGGCGGCGCTTGACAGAAGCCTGTCCAAGCGTCTCTTTCTTTTCACTCTCTTTCACCGGTCTCTCTTCAGGTTTCGGCTCGGGCTTCGTTTCCGTTTCCGGTTCGGCCTTCTCTTCGGCTTTTTCTTCCGGCATCTTTTCGGCAGCGACCTTCGTTTCCGGCTGCTTCTCTTCTTTTTCGACGGCTCTCTTCTCTTTTGGGGCTTCGGCCTTGGCCTCTTCCGCTTTTTCCGGTTCAGTCTTCGATACCTTTTCCGCTGTCGGTTTTTCTACGGCCTG
Coding sequences:
- the infB gene encoding translation initiation factor IF-2; its protein translation is MGKVRIHEIADELGIKSKEVVEKAREMGLDVKTASSGVSPEDAQNIVNYVMTGTLPASAAPKKSPAPEKEKEAVEQAVEKPTAEKVSKTEPEKAEEAKAEAPKEKRAVEKEEKQPETKVAAEKMPEEKAEEKAEPETETKPEPKPEERPVKESEKKETLGQASVKRRRGIFIVKKKRPKVEPVTETPTIKKSEIGKENRVIAAVDESIAAKRAKKKAKKAAPAPGSKESGVKLSLLEDRDIGGISVDYATEEVVLPDFSEELRSMEEPKSPTTLKPEQPRPKQPIGRRGPQSRGKRSVSRTTPKKRQRRMEKTEATPTVVKIPEDCRVYEFAEKVGHSTGEVIKILFGLGKMVTKNDFLEKDEIEILADEFGVEVETINPLDELDYVAAYDAIPDEYLEERPPVITIMGHVDHGKTSLLDKIRETKVAEREAGGITQHVGAYQVEKDGKKITFIDTPGHEAFTEMRARGAQATDIVIIVVAADDGVKPQTIEALNHAKAAEVPMVIAINKIDKPDANPDMVKSQLAELGYMPVDWGGEYEFVEVSAKTGQGIDDLLETILLQAEIMELKANPKRNAKAVVIESSLEKGRGPVATVIVKNGTLHVGDHVICGRTFGRVRTILNDLGKQIKELGPSDPGVVVGLNEVPDAGEIMVAMDSDKQVRELAQKRAEYLRQKELSKSTKVTLDELGNLIAEGKIKSLPVIVKADVQGSLEAIKGSLEKLKNEEVKINIIHSGVGGITESDVALANADENAVILGFNVRPTAAIKQKAKQLGVEIKTYSIIYDLIDDVKALLSGLMSPVISEEGIGQAEVRETFSVAKVGTIAGCIVTDGVIKRNAKARLIRDGVVIYDTRISSLKRFKEDAKEVGKGYECGLMLENFNDIKVGDVIEAYEEKEEKATL
- the ribD gene encoding bifunctional diaminohydroxyphosphoribosylaminopyrimidine deaminase/5-amino-6-(5-phosphoribosylamino)uracil reductase RibD, producing MRLALAEAWNYQLLTYPNPAVGAAVVGPCGELLAVNAHREAGKAHAEVLTIRDAYIALSGDTEFARCDDAHRLHTELPLRAKDLFRDATIYVTLEPCSHTGKTPACADLIAALGFKRVVIGAMDPNPHAAGGSKRLAEAGIEVLEGIERAACEALIEPFVKWQTGRFVFFKLAQTLNGVIDGGVISCEASRRWVHRVRTKIDTLVIGGNTVRVDRPTLDSRLVGGKAPDVTIFTKHPGSIDRKIPLFEVAGRAVAFAPNLPDRGLIMIEGGEGTLRALRNEIDWMVLFVAPFLKDGTCYNGGKNFEMLHHRRSGDDAMMWLKRK
- the ubiE gene encoding bifunctional demethylmenaquinone methyltransferase/2-methoxy-6-polyprenyl-1,4-benzoquinol methylase UbiE; this translates as MDKNQKQEKIVSMFDEIASTYDVTNRVLSMGIDKSWRKKGCDKTFELLDRSEGLTVLDVACGTGDMLQWWRDRGAAAGATFQRFIGVDPSEGMLEVAKEKVDYAEFVVAKAQDMPIEENTADILSISYGIRNVVDRQEAIDEFYRVLKPGGMVVILEFTKREERGLKGKIVDFYMHSILPRLGGLVSRNYEAYRYLPDSIEGFLTTDMLKKELENAGFTMQYTESFSMGISTLLIAKK
- the rbfA gene encoding 30S ribosome-binding factor RbfA is translated as MTPEEIKRKRADSILRELIPEALSQLGDERLRGLTVTEVICSKGRSDADVYLDPTGIDEAEQQQILKQLRKVSKGLEAYCLKAEGWFKSPKFHFKFDKELDRVKRMDELFAQIEKELNK
- a CDS encoding LSm family protein — translated: MSVEEEVKKVVESHGAKLYDTEIVNEDGHTVYRVYILKDGGVDLDLCADISRDLSPMLDVYPPVSGQYYLEVSSPGVERTLKRPEHFENSVGEKIYLKLSSGEKVKGKLLGFENGEVVLETSQGEERFPLNEIRKARTYFEW